Genomic segment of Mercurialis annua linkage group LG6, ddMerAnnu1.2, whole genome shotgun sequence:
AATATgcattgaaaattttaaaagatgaaaccACAAaggaaaataatagaaaaggtGAGATATTTCTCGAAGCCGATTAAGCCTAAAAATGTCAACTTTAACTTTAAGTATGAAAATAGTAATCACTTAACTTTGAGTGTGTGAATGATCAAACCATTAAAATTTAAGgacattaatatttatttaacctaataaaaaattaaaattggataGAAAAAGATAGCgcaaaaatttagatttatgtaaacaaaacaaaacaaaacaaggaCCCAAGTGTGACGAAAGTTAAattgaaaatcaagaaaaacaaGCAATGTAAAGCAAACCCAGAAACCAAATAgtaaaacaacaaaatcaacacaagaatttaattttcaaaaaaacccAATTTTATTCACGACAATTtcacaaaaattattttaatattttatatgtaaaatttaatttaatcaatcTCACCAAACAATCCCCATTTTGCACtgcattttaatcaatttaatggGAATCCCtttttgaaaccaaaccaaaaaattatTAGCGTCCTCTTCAAATCACAGCTCCATGGAaggtaattaattattttctcagcTGGGTCTGTTTTTCTTTTGTTAGATTTCTGctgttttttgcaattttttttggattttgtgTTATTAGAATGTATTATTTGCAGATTTAGAGAATTGGGTTGTTTTTGTTTGCATCAATCAGATGTGTTATATGCAATTTTTGGTGTTTGGATTCTGAGAAAAAGCTGTTGAATTTTCGTGAGAAAGTTGATTTCTTAGATTATTAGATATTAGGAATTTTCGCCATAATTTAGTTTTCAGGTCAACAGTAGCTGATACACATCTGAATTTCAGCTTATGGTACTGAATTCATTATTTGGTATATATATTTGTGTATTGTATTCTTTTACGCTTAGCGCGGGCTATGTGTATGTTTCAAAacttatatgtaattaattttctgtTTCTGGAATCAATGTGTAGATTCGAATGAAGTGCACTCTGAAGAGAATAGAGTTTCTTTTGAGAAGAATCCGAAACGGATTCTTAAAACGCCGGCCCAGATTAATGCTTTGGAGAATTTTTATAATGGTACTTTTACTTCTcctgttttacattttttgttcGTTCCAGAGTGGCTAGTCTTTATGTTCTTTAAAGGGAGTTTTGTTCATTtcttttcgtaatttttttgtttccaGAACAAACGTATCCTACGGAGGAAATGAAGTCAGAACTTGCAGAGCAGATAGGGTTGACTGAGAAGCAAATATCTAGCTGGTTTTGCCACAGAAGGTTGAAAGACAAAAAGGTGACGAAGGATGAAGTTAATGCAAATGGGCGACATGATAGATCTAGCGGTATTATTCAGGATCGTGGGAGTGGTTTACGCCAAGATTCTTGTGGAAGCACTAAGCAAGGTGATTATAAGAAAGTTGATCCAAAGGAAGTTGAAAGTCAGAGACTTTATGACCGTAACTTTCCTGCTGCTGAGCCCACATATGATCGCACAAGTCGGTACACAGGAATCCTTAATCCCATGGATGATACATCCTCAGAAAGTAGCTCATCTTTGCAAGAGAAAATGTATTCTCAAGATGACGATCCTTATGAAATGAAATCTTCAGGGTACGTTACGCAGAATGGAGCTAATAGGCTAACGATTCCCAAGGGTGCCAGTAACATGGGGTATAAACCGTCAGGATatttgaaagtgaaaggtgaaATTGAATATGATGCCATTACTGCTGTTAAAAGGCAATTGGGCAAGCACTATAGAGAGGATGGTCCACCTCTAGGTGTTGAATTTGAGGCACTTCCACCTGGTGCATTTTCATCCGCAAGTAGGGACCCAGTAAGCGGTATGTCATTTCCTCAGCACACTCTTTCTATGTAATCTTATGCATCATACCTGCAGGTTAAAGAGACCGTCTAACACCTGCTGAATCTAAATAAAATCTTATTATTTAATGTCATGCATTATACCTGCAGGAGCATTCTTCGTTGGAGATCTTGCTAGGAATCGTTCTCCTGATGTTTCTGGAGCTCGTAAGCTTTCAAGCACCAGCAATGTAAGTAGATTTCCTGGTTCCTTCTATTGATGTTCTTCGATAATAATTTTGTTGGCTCAAATAGtgatattctaaaaaataaGGTTGATACTGCTACTGGTTACCAAAGTATTGGGGACCTACTGCTACTGGTTATGGAAGTATCATTGTAAATTTGTTACGCTATGGCATATCATAAGATGCTTTGAATTGAGAGTTTTGAGGAAAACAATGATCATATATGATAATCATAACAAGTTAATTTGGGTAATTAATATGCTTCTCAAGAGGAAATGTTTGCTCCAAATATGGACTAATTCCTGCTGGAACAAAATATTGTCATACTTATTTAATTACTTGCTTTTATGTTATGAAAAACTCATGgcgttcaataatttttttggaaatgTATACTGAGGGCACCGTAGTGTTCTGTTTGCCTGATTAAGCATCCCATCAGACAATATAAAATTACGGGGTAGATGTTTGTAGCAGGTACTGATGAAGAAAATTATCTCAAGTTTTCTTAGGGAAAAAGGTGTTATCTTTTAAAAAGAGAGGAAAAGAACATTGAAAAGTTTATTGTCTCATTTTGATGATTTGGGTTTGAAGATCATGTTTTTAGAAAGTAGAATGTTATAACTGATGTGAACTACACCAACTGGTGCTATAAGGCTCATGGTTGCACCACTTATTCTTGATTTCTAGTTTCCATTACAATTTATCTCCTTATGTATTCTTGATTTGATAACTTGTTTAATTATTGTGAACTTTGTGATTACCTTGCAGAGATATGATGTATATAATAATTCCAAGATGAGTTCTCAGGATTCTTATATGGACGGTGCAAATTATAACCTTCAGATGGCTTTTGATTATCATGACAAGAAATCTCACCTCCCACTGAAACGGAAACCTTCTTATGGTCATTCTAACTCTAGCTCTGGTGGGAAGGCTGCCATGGATAAGTACGATGATCCTGCTCTTAACACTTCAATTCAGATCAGTAAAAGAAACTATAAGATGGGCTCTAAGCATTATAATATTGAAGGCATAAGACCAGAGACTGTTTCTAACCATCATCATCGTCCTGATGCTGTAGTTTATAGTGAGCAGAGAGAACCTTGGTTGCAGGAATGTAGCAATGGCAGCTCTAAGACTGTCCAAAGAAATATTCCTAAGCCAAATGTAATTCTTGGATCCGGTAATACTCATGATACAGAGGAAAGAGCTCTGTCTACAAGGACAGCGAAGGTCTTTTATTGCCTGAATTGCTTCGCATCTTCATGATTTTTCATTGTGTCGTTTTGCAAGCGAAAAT
This window contains:
- the LOC126688102 gene encoding uncharacterized protein LOC126688102, producing the protein MEDSNEVHSEENRVSFEKNPKRILKTPAQINALENFYNEQTYPTEEMKSELAEQIGLTEKQISSWFCHRRLKDKKVTKDEVNANGRHDRSSGIIQDRGSGLRQDSCGSTKQGDYKKVDPKEVESQRLYDRNFPAAEPTYDRTSRYTGILNPMDDTSSESSSSLQEKMYSQDDDPYEMKSSGYVTQNGANRLTIPKGASNMGYKPSGYLKVKGEIEYDAITAVKRQLGKHYREDGPPLGVEFEALPPGAFSSASRDPVSGAFFVGDLARNRSPDVSGARKLSSTSNRYDVYNNSKMSSQDSYMDGANYNLQMAFDYHDKKSHLPLKRKPSYGHSNSSSGGKAAMDKYDDPALNTSIQISKRNYKMGSKHYNIEGIRPETVSNHHHRPDAVVYSEQREPWLQECSNGSSKTVQRNIPKPNVILGSGNTHDTEERALSTRTAKEEHPFVEMKGIKEYRDPVRARPHAANEIKVPKQLRPEFSEQEYLTKTSYPNTSRKINSKIGSTMERPSSFSDDETAETSSSDRGTYSR